In the Platichthys flesus chromosome 14, fPlaFle2.1, whole genome shotgun sequence genome, CATGCCctatggggaaaaaataaatatttccatCCAGCATTTGGCCTCCAGCATTAAAACGCcctcatgcatgtgtgtgatatgTTTAGAGTCTGATCCAGAGGCTCAGAAAGAGCAACAATTACCTCTGTTTCTCCATCACACAAGGCTTGCATGTTAAATCTGCTCCACTGCGACTGCAAAACATTGGAAAGAAGGAGGCAACTTTTTAGTCGATAGTTCTCTCTCACTCAACCCCCTCCTCAaattcatattctctaaacacCTTTACATTTGTAACGTAAGCAGTCACAGGTGTCCTCATCGACTCTTACCTATCTGTGTTTGAAGGGAGGAAAGCTTGAAGCACTGGGAGGTCAACTGGTTGTCGACTCGGTGAGAAGAACAtgacaaaactaaacaaaatagataaaaacaCTGACTGTCTCCCCCTGAAGCCCCCTCCTGCATTCCCTGTAGATGGTTCTGTGGCCATTTCCCCCCACCCTTCTGACATGACTAAATATGAAGCACCTCACCCGTGACCCCTGTGAGACACCTTTAAAACACCCAgttctgtttggtttgtttttgcatGTAACGCTTAAAATCAACTTAGTATAATAACACcctgtggttttctttttttgtgagtgtTCATACCTCTATCACAAACCTTAATACCCCACCCAGTCTGTTTCCTGACCAAGCAGTGCacttcacttttgttttttctaacaGCTATGTTTTTAATAGAATAAGGATGACGGGAGTGACAAACGATGATAtctgacaaataaatgtaaaaactaaataatgtcCTATAGATGCCTGGCTGCACAGATAACTGGTTTGATGTGTCATAcctcctttgtctttattttgtcaTGAAGAAGTTAAGTatggtttttcttttaatctaACACAGATGAAATATAGAAATTAAGGAGCTTGTAGATTGGTCATCTGCGCAGTGTCTTCGTCTGACGCCCTTTCCACCCGTGTGTTCTCTTTTCTATTTCAGACACACAGAAGACATGATCGTTACACCATTTGCACAGGTGAGTCCTCATGGATATTTTTCCATTCAGCATTTTGAAGCTATATTCcaatctgaaaaaaataaaataattgccAGGTGgccatataaaaataaatttatgTTCACTTGTTCGTTAACGAAAGCAGGTCTTAAAAAAGCTCCAGATGGTTCGAGACCAGGCTATTCTCCGGCACCGGAAAAGCCCATAGCGTTGTGTTGGCCCCGCGACAGGACCAGGcatcctgctgctgttgccCGGCTCTTGCGTGGGACGTGCGTCACACTTTTGCTCACTTTACACAGTCGAATAAGCCGCGAATCTGCTCGATCACGCTGTTTAAATTTGCATGCTGGCTGGAAGGACTCGCACACGCGGGGTCGCACACTGGATACTCCTGTGATCTCCCTCTAGGCGCTGAGTCAGTGTTTGGCTGCAAATGGAGTGACAGACATGTGTCAGTGATGTCACCAAAACATCAGACAGGGACAAGGAAGCTACAGGATCTGGTTTCAAGGGGTCTGTCAGCGCTTGATGTAGCGGCAGCTCAATTAAGTGAAGACGTGTGAAgaagtatttgtgtttttcactgagGTGACACCTGTGGTTCTGTTATATGACAGATATATGATGCTAGGTGCGCCACATTTGATGAACTTGTACATTCAGTCTCTTGTTCCTGTCCTGTAGGTCCTCGCCAGCCTGAGGACAGTCCGAGGTAACTTTGCCATTATAACTGACCAGCAAGATCGCCCAGCAAGCAAGTAAGTTATAAGCAAATGTCCTTGGCTGACAAATAATCATGCTGGATATACAGTTTGTCTTTTCACTTGCTGAATGGATGGTGTCTGTCTACAGGACGCGATCCTCAGGCAACAACCCACCATCCATGTGCAAGACCAGCCTTGCAGGTTGGTATTggtattaatattgaatatatataaatattatactGATCAATATCTCATATTCAACATtgttcagaaacacacagaatataAGCATGTTGCTCTCATGAAATGAGAAAGGAAAGTGAAGTAAATTAAGTCATTTCAGTCCTAGTTTAAACATcttttagatattttaaaagGATATGAATGCATACTACCAGCTGAATCCATCCCATAATGCccccctgtgtttgtgtggtgcagAGGAGCCTCACCAGCAGCTGGCCATAGAGACTCTGGATGAGCTGGACTGGTGTCTGGAACAGCTGGAGACGCTGAAAACGCGACACTCTGTCAGCGAGATGGCTTCAAACAAGGTGCTTCATCATGATACACAATCCTGACACGTGGGTCGACCACAGatcacacacacctgtcagaGAACACACCGCAACGCTGTGCGGGTTAACATTTAATACAGAGAGGTTACCGGCAGAGGTTTCAATGCACTGCCTCAAATCTGCACTGTTATTCACCACCTGAAGGGGTTTTCTTTTGTAGTCGGGTGCAGCCATTCAAACTCTAGATGATCCTTAATTCATAGAGGTAAAACTGCACTCTGAAGATGATGATGTACATCACATGGAAAAAGTTAAACCTCCTAACATCAGAGGCAGCGTATAACAAAAGTTCAATCTTAGAACCAAATTAgagaaatatttataaataccTCAGGATTCGTTCCCTGGTCTCacccagctgctgcttcagatgAGGCCATAGCCGCCAAAATTCAGTTTCCTTTTTTACAGTAAATACTTACGCAGTTTCATGTTAATTAATAGATAGGggagttgtgtttatttttggcTACATGAATGAAATCACCCCCCCAGCCCCCATCCATTCAAAGCTTTTCCCTCATATCTTCTTCAAACTTGGTGCACATGGTGTTCACtcaacctcctcctctgacGCTGCCAGCCCCGCCCACTCTGTGCAGCCCCCTGGCCAATGAGGGACAACCGCCTCTCCCAGCCTCTGCTGCAGCGAGCGCCCGATTGGCTGCTATTCTtaggctctttttttttttggaaggaGGCGGGGATTAGAGTACCTCGTTCTCCCTCTGTTTACACACACGGGCAGCCAGTAACTGAGTGAATGAGGGAGAGTGAAGGGGAGCGAGGGAGTGTGGCTTCTCAGCCTCTGCATCCTCGCATCCCTCGGCGTTCCCACAGCTGTGCGTCCACTCTTTTGTTCGTCTCTGGACTGAAGaactgttcctttttttttttgcatctgttcagctctctctgctctgctcgctTGCAGTGCAGTGGATTTTGCTTAGAGTCTCAGTTGCAGTCTGATCCTCTGTGGAAACAGGCAGTGTCCCAGGAATGACCAGAGAGCTCAGCTacctcagttttatttttttgctccCATGCTTGATTTTGCGCTGAAATGCCAGAAGTGAGTTATTTAATCTCCGTGTCGTGGATGTTCCTTCAGGTAAGGGGAGTTGAGGGATGAGGGGAGGGGACCGGGGCAGCCCCAGGCTCACACGTTGCTCGTTTCGTGAATGAGTGTGAACCAACTAGTGGTTGAGATCCTCTGTGACTCTCGTCCGTGTAGATGTGTGGATGGTGTATGTGCAGCCTGCTTTGTGAGTAAAGTCAGCCATGCATTTTTGTCTGTGTCCAATCATTAGcctctgcactgtgtgtgaCATGCAACACATTTGTGAGCTCCCGAGATCTTGTTGATTCAACAATTCCTGGTAGATTAGGCTGTGGATGTGTTCCTCTTCACAGCTAatggttctctgtgtttgaatGAGTTTCTCAGATAGTTAGGCACTTTAATACATTTGCTGGAACAGACAAAAAACCTCTTCAAGTTCTAGTAAGGTTTATTCTAATCTAATATAAAGTGACATTTGCTGCCTTTCAGAACTGGAGAGTcaagagtttgtgtttttttttgttgttgtgcatcCTCAGACATATACTAAGAGCTTCATTCACTTTACACTTTCACTTTTAGTGCATTTTGCTTGCTCAAACTCACGGAATTCTTCATGTGCATGTTTGCCTCTCCAGTTCAAGAGGATGCTGAACCGAGAGCTCACCCAGCTGTCGGAAACCAGTCGGTCAGGAAACCAGGTGTCTGAGTTCATCTCCAGCACCTTCCTTGGTAAAAACCCTTTATTTGATACAATACAAAAGCTgcacagaaaaatgtaatacatcTTTGATCTATaatattattgtatttgtttCCATCTGACAGAGAAGCAACATGACATGGACATCATGTCCAACCCCACCAAGGAAAAGGACAACAATAAGCGGCCCATGTCCCAGATCAGCGGCGTGAAGAAGGCCACCCACAGCCCCAGCCTCGCCCCCTCTACCATCCCACGCTTTGGGGTCAACACCGGCCAGGAGGCACTCCTCACCAAGGTACAACCATTTCAGTGCTTCATTTATCATTTCACTGCAACTGGTTCTACATGTTCTCCTTTGTAATGATCTACATCGTTCACCCGCAGGAGATGGAGGATGTAAACAGATGGGGCATCGACATATTTAGGGTCTCTGAGTATTCAGGGAATCGAGCGCTGACGGTCAGCATGTACACCATCTTCCAGGTAACACATGTTAACATAATGTACTCTTCTCCGAGTGTTGTCCTCGTACCACATGACCACGTGCACTCGGTACAGTCAATGAATGAACAAgagtaaatgaataaatgaatgaggcAATGACTTAACAAATGTTAATGAATTATTAATCTCTACCTCGACTGACCCAGAGTGTGATGTGtactctctctcctgctcccgtAGGAACGCGACCTGCTCAAGTCCTTCAAGATTCCTGCCGACACTTTCATCACTTTCATGATGACTTTGGAAGATCACTATCACGCGGATGTGGCGTACCACAACAGCATCCACGCTGCCGACGTGGTCCAGTCCACACACGTCTTGCTGTCCACACCTGCCCTGGAGGTAGACACTCACTCTTGTTTGTCCAAAAGacgcacagacagagagagagttagacagagaaacaaacacacacacacacacacacacacacgcacacacacacagacacatgtactGACGGTCCCTCCCTTCTCTTGTGTGTTGTCCAAGGCTGTTTTTACTGATCTGGAGATCCTCGCCGCCCTGTTTGCCAGTGCCATCCACGACGTGGACCACCCTGGAGTTTCTAATCAGTTTCTCATCAACACCAGTGAGTTTGCGTGGCTTCACAGTGATTATGTGTGGGTGTCAGGAGTATTTAACGACGTGGATGAGGTGTCCATAAATACGTGTCTGTGTGCGATATGATTTGTTAAACCTTCAGGTGTCTTGCAGTGCTGTCTgtaaactttgttttttcaatttttcgCCTGCAGACTCGGAGCTGGCCCTGATGTACAACGACTCGTCGGTGCTGGAGAATCACCATCTGGCAGTCGGCTTCAAGCTTGCGCAGGAGGAAAACTGTGACATCTTCCAGAACCTTAGCAAAAAACAGAGACAGTCATTGCGCAAAATGGTCATTGATATGGTGAGACAATTTTGGTAGACAAGACGCTCTTCCTACCCTTTTCACCTATAAACTCAGATTTCTGGTTATTCAATCTTTCTGATATTTCCGCAGGTGCTGGCAACAGATATGTCTAAACACATGAACCTACTAGCAGACCTGAAAACTATGGTGGAGACAAAGAAAGTCACCAGTCTCGGAGTCCTGCTCCTGGACAATTATTCAGACCGCATACAGGTCAGAACCATGTTTCTAttcatacaaaaacaaacaaaatcagtAAATAGGAATAATCTTCCTTCTACTTTATCTGATAGTCACACACTGTTAATTTGTCACCGCAGGTTCTTCAGAACATGGTGCACTGTGCGGACCTGAGTAACCCCACCAAGCCTCTTGAGTTGTACCGACAGTGGACGGACCGCATCATGGTGGAGTTCTTCACCCAgggggacagggagagggacaAGGGCATGGAGGTCAGCCCCATGTGTGACAAACACAATGCCTCCATAGAGAAGAACCAGGTACAGTATAACAAACCAAAGTATTTCATTCATAGCACCTATTGTAAATCATTGTAATGCTAAGGATGAGGATAATTCCCTATTACCTACAGTTTATAccacttttcccttttttctccaGGTGGGTTTCATTGACTACATAGTTCATCCATTATGGGAGACGTGGGCTGACCTCGTCCACCCAGATGCTCAGGAGATCCTGGACACTCTAGAGGATAACAGAGAGTGGTACCAGAGCATGATCCCCCACAGCCCTTCACCCGAAACAGAggcccaggaggaggaggagaccctCCCTGGAGAAGCTTCAGCACTCAGTTCCGCCGTTATCGATAAGTTCCAATTTGAGTTGACCttggaagaagaaggagagtcCGACACAGAGAGTCcgcatgaggaggaggagagctgcgATCGCAGGAGGGCGTCTCCACTTTCCAGAACTGGATCTGGCAGCAGATTTGATGCTAAGACTCGCCGGTTCCCCAAAATGCTCACCGCCGATTCAGACAGGACGTTTTCTATAGAATCTGATAAAGATATGGCAGAAGAACGAGAAACAGACCAGGAAGACATCTCCGGGGTACCACCCGTCAGACTCGGCACATAGCATAGCACATTGGagccttttttgtttgtttttcttgatttcGGTGCCTCATCCTCTGTCACTCCCCCTTCTCCCACTCTGACCAAACACCACCACCTCTGGTTTCCGTGGGACAAAGGGCGACAGCCTCTGGGGGGTGTGGAGTACGGAAGTGCACGCAGCTGTGGGAGGTGCTGAGAGAAAGCCTGCAGTTCTACACAGCAGTCACTTGcactggagagagacagatagactcAGAGAGGACGGGGAGTCAACTTTCTGACAGGTCCTTTTGCGTTCTGTGTCCTTCAGTCAGACTTACAGAAACTCTGAGaagtttatttaaagaaaacttcCCTTTCTACCAGCCGACCTAAGGTCTTCTACTGCCAACGACAGCCCTGTCTTCCTCTTTTGGAGTACTTGTGAAAAAGTGATGAATGATcgtgaaaacatgcaaacaaggTCTTGTGAGACTCTTGCCAAACTTGCAATTTACGGGGACAATGCTGTTTTACCTGCCTTTTGGTTTTCTGTTGGTTCATTGTGTTATTTAGGTCCATACACCATGGAAGGCAGTAAAGGAAGGTTAAGTACATGTCACTCCAAAGCAGCCTGAGCAAAGTAAAGTCAGAAAGGAGCTCTCCATGGTTTTATCCCGTACTCTTCAGATGTAGCAGACATTTTGAGTGGCTGTCATTATTGTTGTACTTACTCCTATAAGCTAAAAGCCCATTGAGTTATGTTGAACAGGAGGTCGTAGTAGGACATGCATATGCTTATGACGACTGGGCTTGCAGTGAATATTATTTTTGAGATTTCCAGTTGTTTCAGGTTTATTATTTCCATTGTTTATAACCCGAAACTCTGATATTTACAGCAACAAAACTGAGCCAGGGTCAGTGTCACAGTCACGGGATAACATCTGAAGCAATGTTGACTGTGCATATGGCGCCTCCCAGTGACAACAGATGGAACTGAACTGGCGAATAATTTGCGTGGTTTTGCATAGAGGTACATGGaaaatacattcaaaatgtatttaactgtAGGTCTACCCAAAATACCTGTCATGATTCAGTTTTGTTGagcttttttatgtttttatttatttttaagtcagTAATTTTTGTtagctttctttttatttgtctccCATTTTATCAATTTGCCTTCAAGTGTAGCACTTTACAGTTTTGTTCATTGCCGGCCCTCACTATGGTTGTTAAGGGCTTGAGCCGAAACATTAACACGTCTGAGGCTGTTGACTGAAGAACAGTTTGTCATTGACTGTAAAGCAAACCAGCACAAACTGCATACAAAGAGCCCTTGCCATTCAAATCCATTATTGTTACTACACAATTTGTCAAACACAGCTACTGAAATGCAGATTTTGGTGACTTGCATAACGTACCAGACTGATAAGGGCCGTGTATTAGATGTGTGAGTGTTGCAAAGAATAATGCTCGCATCACtgtaactgtaaaaaaaacaacaggaggtTACCGAGAGACAGTTTCCTGTGCcagaacgtttttttttctaatcttttttttccctctcatcGATCAATATTTCACTCTTCACAAGGACATAGTCAATGACAAAACAAGTGCCAAGCAAGCGTGATACAACCCGTACTGTAATTTCCATTTTGCCACTGGCTACTTTCCATCAGTGACTGATAAAGTTGGTTGATTGTAGCACCCTGTGTGCCAATCTGACCCGACTGTCTctggtccttttttttttaaaactcctGTTCAAACAGTAACTGAAACTGATGTTGTCTTAAACAGtgatgtgggtttgtgtgtgtgtgaatgacgcggtttcatttttttgaatGTATTActaagagagaaggaaaaaaaaccaAAGCACTTTGTATGGTACTTTTACAGTTCTGCACTTCCAGTACAGTTGAACATGTATAATGTgactgtttcactgttttttctGTCGGCTAAAGGCCTGGTGATCGAGTGGAACAGCACGGGCTGGTACCACTATAGCTCCTATAGTTGGATGTTGGAGGGACTGAAGttgttttttgctctttttatAAGTGACTGTACAAAAACATGGATTTCTGTGGAAATGAATGACGTCGGCTGCAGGACGAACGTGAGGAGTATAAACACAAAACTTAGCCTGTGgagaaactttattttattttattaccgTGAAACAGAAATAACTAATGTTTTAATGTATGAATGAGatgaattttttctttttttctttagacGCCTTATTTTGAATTTTGGTCGTAGATGTGTTCGCTGACATGCTGGAGTATAAAACATGTGCAATCCCTTCTGTAGGAACTCAAGGATGCCTTCACCATTAAGGACTATTTAACAGAAGCGTAACCAGCACAACATGCGATGGCTCATTTCTTACTCTCTGTGTGTCACTAATTGTCTGATTTTGTACATTTTCCTCACAGTGCTTCGTgt is a window encoding:
- the pde4ca gene encoding cAMP-specific 3',5'-cyclic phosphodiesterase 4C isoform X1 — translated: MSVPPNCGFCYSVERSLTVRSGDIWGSPCAVNRPIDIIQKRRRFDVENGLSVGRSPLDPQASPGTGMVIQANFPHSQRRESFLYRSDSDFDLSPKGPSRNSSTASDLEESLKHWEVNWLSTRHTEDMIVTPFAQVLASLRTVRGNFAIITDQQDRPASKTRSSGNNPPSMCKTSLAEEPHQQLAIETLDELDWCLEQLETLKTRHSVSEMASNKFKRMLNRELTQLSETSRSGNQVSEFISSTFLEKQHDMDIMSNPTKEKDNNKRPMSQISGVKKATHSPSLAPSTIPRFGVNTGQEALLTKEMEDVNRWGIDIFRVSEYSGNRALTVSMYTIFQERDLLKSFKIPADTFITFMMTLEDHYHADVAYHNSIHAADVVQSTHVLLSTPALEAVFTDLEILAALFASAIHDVDHPGVSNQFLINTNSELALMYNDSSVLENHHLAVGFKLAQEENCDIFQNLSKKQRQSLRKMVIDMVLATDMSKHMNLLADLKTMVETKKVTSLGVLLLDNYSDRIQVLQNMVHCADLSNPTKPLELYRQWTDRIMVEFFTQGDRERDKGMEVSPMCDKHNASIEKNQVGFIDYIVHPLWETWADLVHPDAQEILDTLEDNREWYQSMIPHSPSPETEAQEEEETLPGEASALSSAVIDKFQFELTLEEEGESDTESPHEEEESCDRRRASPLSRTGSGSRFDAKTRRFPKMLTADSDRTFSIESDKDMAEERETDQEDISGVPPVRLGT
- the pde4ca gene encoding cAMP-specific 3',5'-cyclic phosphodiesterase 4C isoform X2 produces the protein MSVPPNCGFCYSVERSLTVRSGDIWGSPCAVNRPIDIIQKRRRFDVENGLSVGRSPLDPQASPGTGMVIQANFPHSQRRESFLYRSDSDFDLSPKGPSRNSSTASDLHTEDMIVTPFAQVLASLRTVRGNFAIITDQQDRPASKTRSSGNNPPSMCKTSLAEEPHQQLAIETLDELDWCLEQLETLKTRHSVSEMASNKFKRMLNRELTQLSETSRSGNQVSEFISSTFLEKQHDMDIMSNPTKEKDNNKRPMSQISGVKKATHSPSLAPSTIPRFGVNTGQEALLTKEMEDVNRWGIDIFRVSEYSGNRALTVSMYTIFQERDLLKSFKIPADTFITFMMTLEDHYHADVAYHNSIHAADVVQSTHVLLSTPALEAVFTDLEILAALFASAIHDVDHPGVSNQFLINTNSELALMYNDSSVLENHHLAVGFKLAQEENCDIFQNLSKKQRQSLRKMVIDMVLATDMSKHMNLLADLKTMVETKKVTSLGVLLLDNYSDRIQVLQNMVHCADLSNPTKPLELYRQWTDRIMVEFFTQGDRERDKGMEVSPMCDKHNASIEKNQVGFIDYIVHPLWETWADLVHPDAQEILDTLEDNREWYQSMIPHSPSPETEAQEEEETLPGEASALSSAVIDKFQFELTLEEEGESDTESPHEEEESCDRRRASPLSRTGSGSRFDAKTRRFPKMLTADSDRTFSIESDKDMAEERETDQEDISGVPPVRLGT